One Dromiciops gliroides isolate mDroGli1 chromosome 3, mDroGli1.pri, whole genome shotgun sequence DNA segment encodes these proteins:
- the LOC122747198 gene encoding sideroflexin-3-like, whose translation MSIIWPGQKTGELPLDINIRDPRWDQNTFVGRAKHFFTVTNPLNLLLSDQELHNARTIVKNYKAGIVPPGLTEDELWKAKTMASVVFWQWVNQSFNAIVNYSNRNGNIKATEKQLGVAYIGATTGAVVTALGLKSLTKHLPSLVGRFIPLTAVCAANCINIPLMREREILMGIPVTDDSGHKLGYSSKAAQKGIFQVVISRIAMAFPALTIPPIIMTVLEKKDFLKRRPWLSGPIQVGLVGFLLLFATPLCCAFFPQRSSMLVKYLEPELRAQIKEQSPNTEIVYFNKGL comes from the exons ATGTCTATAATATGGCCTGGTCAGAAGACAGGTGAGTTACCTTTGGACATCAATATCCGTGATCCTCGATGGGACCAGAACACTTTTGTGGGCCGAGCTAAACACTTCTTCACTGTCACCAACCCCTTGAACCTTCTTCTGTCTGATCAGGAACTGCATAATGCCCGAACCATTGTGAAGAACTACAAGGCAGGGATTGTGCCCCCTGGGCTGACTGAAGATGAGCTTTGGAAGGCCAA GACCATGGCATCTGTGGTATTTTGGCAGTGGGTGAACCAGTCCTTCAATGCTATTGTCAACTACtccaatagaaatggaaatataaaGGCTACTGAGAAGCAGCTGGGGGTAGCTTACATAGGTGCTACCACTGGGGCTGTGGTCACTGCTCTGGGACTCAAATCCCTCACCAAACATCTACCAAGCCTCGTTGGCCGCTTTATTCCATTAACAGCCGTGTGTGCTGCCAACTGCATCAACATCCcactgatgagagagagagagattctgatGGGAATCCCTGTGACTGATGATTCTGGCCATAAGTTAGGTTATTCTTCAAAGGCAGCTCAGAAGGGCATCTTCCAGGTAGTGATATCTCGAATCGCCATGGCTTTTCCTGCTCTGACCATACCCCCTATAATTATGACAGTACTGGAGAAAAAAGACTTCTTGAAGAGAAGACCGTGGCTCTCAGGCCCCATACAGGTGGGCCTGGTTggctttttgctgttgtttgctACTCCCCTGTGCTGCGCATTTTTTCCCCAGAGGAGTTCCATGCTAGTGAAATACCTAGAGCCAGAACTCAGAGCTCAGATCAAGGAGCAGAGCCCAAACACTGAAATTGTTTACTTCAACAAGGGACTCTGA